TTGTCTTTGGCTTATAGAGTTTTTAAAAGAGCGTAGCGGACTAAGAAGTGATGCCATAACAGCCATTTGTTTTACGGGATTTTTCGCACTTGGACTTCTGCTTTATAGTAAAGTAGAAAGCCCGCTTCATATACATGAAGTTTTATTTGGAAATCTTTTAGGTGTTAGTAAGAGCGATATACAGACTTCAGTTGCTATTTTTGGCATGGTTTTAGTATTTACCTTGCTATTTTTTAAGAGATTTTTTGCGGTATTTTTTGATGAAGTAAATGCTTTATTAGTTGGTATAAATCCTAAATTTTATTATTATTTGATGCTTTTGTTGCTTAGTTTTGTAGTGGTTTTTGGTTTTAGTGCAGTGGGTATAATATTAGTCGTTGCGATGCTGATACTTCCTGGAGCTGCAGCATTTTTGATAACTAGCAAATTTTGGCTTATGCAGATAGTTTCAGTAAGTTTTGCTTTGCTTAGCTCATTTTTTGGTATCATAATAAGTTTTCATAGTGATACTAGCACTCAAGCATTGATAGTTTTATTTCAAACTCTATTTTTCATTTTATCTTTGATATATTCTAAATTTAGGGCGTTATGATCTTGCTAGGGCTACCATTTACGCTATGATAAATGGTAGTATTATACTTATAAGCGTAGTATTTAAGCAAAATTTCTTGTAAAGTTGGCTCTGTTGATGGGACAAACCAGCCGTTGTTTGTGATGGCTATTACGAATTTAGGATTGTTCGCATAAATTTCATCTCTAGTAGCTTCATAGCAGATCGCATTTCTGATCT
The sequence above is a segment of the Campylobacter hyointestinalis subsp. lawsonii genome. Coding sequences within it:
- a CDS encoding metal ABC transporter permease — encoded protein: MIEFLLEPLRYDFMRIALYLAFSICVVCAVLSCFLVLKSYSLLGDALSHSVMPGMIVAYSIGLPLGFGAFLSSIVCLWLIEFLKERSGLRSDAITAICFTGFFALGLLLYSKVESPLHIHEVLFGNLLGVSKSDIQTSVAIFGMVLVFTLLFFKRFFAVFFDEVNALLVGINPKFYYYLMLLLLSFVVVFGFSAVGIILVVAMLILPGAAAFLITSKFWLMQIVSVSFALLSSFFGIIISFHSDTSTQALIVLFQTLFFILSLIYSKFRAL